In Rhodoferax koreense, a genomic segment contains:
- a CDS encoding GNAT family N-acetyltransferase, whose translation MSTVVPTTSRQFQIVRADYRNTDHARAVVALLDAYAVDPAGGGHALSAFTRDHLVPALAARPQAFSVLAFDEGQAVGLVNCFEGFSTFACQPLVNVHDVAVLSAYRGRGVGAQMLSLVEEMARERGACKLTLEVLQGNHGAARLYERLGFADYQLDPLMGHARFMQKWLP comes from the coding sequence ATGAGCACCGTTGTTCCAACCACCAGCAGACAGTTCCAGATCGTCCGCGCCGATTACCGAAACACCGACCATGCACGCGCCGTCGTCGCCTTGCTCGACGCTTATGCCGTGGACCCGGCCGGCGGCGGTCATGCGCTGAGCGCGTTCACGCGCGACCACCTGGTCCCGGCGCTGGCCGCGCGGCCGCAGGCCTTCAGCGTGCTGGCCTTCGACGAAGGCCAGGCCGTGGGGTTGGTGAACTGCTTCGAGGGCTTTTCCACCTTCGCGTGCCAGCCGCTGGTCAACGTGCACGACGTGGCCGTGCTGTCGGCCTACCGTGGCCGCGGCGTGGGGGCGCAGATGCTGTCCCTGGTCGAGGAGATGGCGCGAGAGCGCGGTGCCTGCAAACTCACGCTCGAGGTGCTGCAGGGCAACCACGGCGCCGCGCGCCTGTACGAGCGGCTGGGTTTTGCCGACTACCAGCTCGACCCCTTGATGGGCCATGCGCGGTTCATGCAGAAGTGGCTGCCGTAG
- the scpB gene encoding SMC-Scp complex subunit ScpB: protein MNTAEAKRVLEAALICSPQPLPVRDMRVLFQDELGADTLKTLLLDLQNEWAHRGVELVSVASGWRFQSRPELREFLDRLHPEKPPRYSRAVLETLAIIAYRQPVTRGDIEDIRGVTVNSLIIKQLEDRGWIEVIGHRETVGRPSLFATTRQFLDDLGIDSLDQLPVSDDPQQRADLLASLTRAEDGQADLPIDGQAESLADTTPSESIPSDIPGGEDPPATQAPQ, encoded by the coding sequence ATGAATACGGCAGAGGCCAAACGCGTCCTCGAAGCTGCGCTGATATGTTCACCGCAGCCCTTGCCCGTGCGCGACATGCGGGTGCTGTTCCAGGATGAGCTCGGCGCCGACACGCTCAAGACGTTGCTGCTCGATCTGCAGAACGAATGGGCCCACCGCGGGGTGGAGCTGGTCAGCGTGGCCAGCGGGTGGCGCTTCCAGAGCCGGCCCGAACTGCGCGAGTTCCTCGACCGCCTGCATCCCGAGAAGCCGCCGCGCTACAGCCGCGCCGTGCTTGAGACCCTGGCCATCATCGCCTACCGCCAGCCGGTGACGCGCGGCGACATCGAGGACATCCGCGGTGTCACCGTCAACTCGCTGATCATCAAGCAACTCGAGGACCGCGGCTGGATCGAAGTCATCGGCCACCGCGAAACCGTGGGCCGGCCCTCGCTGTTCGCCACCACGCGCCAGTTCCTCGACGACCTCGGCATCGACTCGCTCGACCAGTTGCCCGTCTCCGACGACCCGCAGCAGCGGGCCGACCTGCTGGCCTCGCTCACGCGGGCCGAAGACGGGCAGGCCGACCTGCCGATCGACGGCCAGGCCGAATCCCTGGCCGACACGACGCCAAGCGAATCCATTCCTTCCGATATCCCCGGGGGGGAAGACCCTCCCGCGACCCAGGCACCACAATGA
- a CDS encoding outer membrane protein assembly factor BamD — translation MAVWLSGCSTTEVDKTANWSPNKIYSEAKDELNGGAYDKAIPLFEKLEGRAAGTPLAQQAQLDKAYAYQKSGDQAQAIATLDRFIKLHPASPALDYALYMKGIVNFNDNLGLFSFITRQDLSERDQKAAKESFESFKELTTRFPDSRYSPDARQRMVYIVNSLAQYEVHVARYYYTRGAYVAAINRAQSALTDYRDVPSLEEALYIVMKSYEALGMTALRDDTQRVLETNYPKSEYVRNGFKAKEQPWWKVW, via the coding sequence ATGGCCGTCTGGCTGTCCGGCTGTTCCACCACGGAAGTCGATAAGACCGCCAACTGGAGTCCGAACAAGATCTACAGCGAAGCCAAGGACGAACTCAATGGCGGCGCCTATGACAAGGCCATTCCGCTGTTCGAGAAACTCGAAGGCCGCGCCGCTGGCACGCCGCTGGCCCAGCAGGCCCAGTTGGACAAGGCCTACGCCTACCAGAAGAGTGGCGACCAGGCCCAGGCCATTGCCACGCTCGACCGCTTCATCAAGCTGCACCCCGCCAGCCCCGCGCTCGACTATGCGCTCTACATGAAGGGCATCGTCAATTTCAACGACAACCTCGGCCTGTTCTCCTTCATCACGCGCCAGGATCTGTCCGAGCGCGACCAGAAAGCCGCCAAGGAGTCCTTCGAGTCTTTCAAGGAACTGACCACGCGCTTCCCCGATTCGCGTTATTCGCCCGATGCGCGCCAGCGCATGGTCTACATCGTGAACTCGCTGGCGCAATACGAGGTGCATGTGGCACGCTACTACTACACCCGTGGTGCGTACGTGGCCGCGATCAACCGCGCCCAGTCGGCGTTGACCGACTACCGCGACGTGCCTTCGCTCGAGGAAGCGCTGTACATCGTGATGAAGTCCTACGAGGCGCTGGGCATGACCGCGCTGCGCGACGACACCCAGCGGGTTCTCGAAACCAACTATCCCAAGAGCGAATACGTGCGCAATGGCTTCAAGGCCAAAGAGCAGCCGTGGTGGAAGGTCTGGTAG
- a CDS encoding ABC transporter ATP-binding protein → MIEVNGLHLAFGTANVLNDVNLQVRAGQSFGLVGESGSGKTTVLRCLAGQYTHWRGEAQIGGRALTHKLDRAQKLTQCREVQMVFQDPYGSLHPRHTVHTVLAEPLRIHGMDRERERIENILVKVGLNASFRFRYPHQLSGGQRQRVAIARALILEPRVLLLDEPTSALDVSVQAEILNLLSDLRERDGLTYLMVTHDLGVVAHLCDELAVMQQGRIVETLTTDALCNGEVQHEYTRMLVDASRSYSRDMAEATVAA, encoded by the coding sequence ATGATCGAAGTCAACGGCCTGCATCTGGCCTTCGGCACGGCCAACGTGCTCAACGACGTGAACCTGCAAGTCCGGGCCGGGCAATCGTTCGGGCTGGTGGGGGAGTCCGGCTCGGGCAAGACCACGGTGTTGCGCTGCCTCGCGGGCCAGTACACGCATTGGCGCGGCGAGGCGCAGATCGGCGGCCGCGCACTCACGCACAAACTGGATCGCGCGCAAAAACTGACCCAGTGTCGCGAAGTGCAGATGGTGTTTCAGGACCCCTATGGTTCGCTGCATCCGCGCCATACCGTGCATACCGTGCTGGCCGAGCCGCTGCGCATCCACGGCATGGACCGGGAGCGTGAACGCATCGAGAACATCCTCGTCAAGGTCGGCCTGAATGCGAGTTTTCGTTTCCGTTACCCGCACCAGCTGTCGGGCGGGCAGCGCCAGCGTGTGGCCATTGCGCGGGCGCTGATCCTGGAGCCGCGCGTGTTGCTGCTCGACGAGCCGACATCGGCGCTCGACGTGTCGGTGCAGGCCGAGATCCTGAACCTGCTGTCCGATCTGCGCGAGCGTGATGGCCTGACCTACCTGATGGTCACGCACGACCTCGGCGTGGTCGCCCATTTGTGCGACGAACTCGCCGTGATGCAGCAGGGCCGTATCGTGGAGACGTTGACCACCGATGCCTTGTGCAATGGCGAGGTGCAGCACGAATACACGCGCATGCTGGTGGATGCGAGCCGTTCCTACAGCCGTGACATGGCCGAGGCAACGGTCGCAGCTTAG
- a CDS encoding PP2C family protein-serine/threonine phosphatase, which produces MTMGFRISASTGIHKGDREYQQDQVVLLSHARVTGCVLGVVADGMGGRSGGRKASDQVMMTARQLFERYDPATDDAASMLRHLVDEAHLVIKLTAISSEEEPHSTLAAFLINPAGDCHWVHAGDSRIYQFNKAKLIRRTMDHSYVQTLVNRGEITAEEANSHPDSNILLGCLGTEADPPSDVYRIPMLRPGDTLIACSDGVWHYFTDMELGSVLDAMSPREATEFLIEKARRRAHGGGDNLSLVIVKIESL; this is translated from the coding sequence ATGACCATGGGTTTCAGGATCAGCGCATCCACCGGCATCCACAAGGGAGACCGCGAATACCAGCAGGACCAGGTGGTGTTGTTGAGCCATGCGCGCGTGACGGGTTGCGTGCTCGGGGTGGTGGCCGATGGCATGGGCGGGCGCAGTGGCGGGCGCAAGGCATCGGACCAGGTCATGATGACGGCGCGCCAGCTGTTCGAGCGCTACGACCCCGCGACGGACGACGCGGCGTCCATGCTCAGGCACCTGGTCGACGAGGCCCATCTGGTGATCAAGCTCACGGCGATTTCATCGGAAGAAGAGCCGCACAGCACGCTGGCCGCCTTCCTCATCAACCCGGCCGGCGACTGCCACTGGGTGCATGCCGGCGATTCGCGCATCTACCAGTTCAACAAGGCCAAGCTGATCAGGCGCACCATGGACCACTCCTATGTGCAGACGCTGGTGAACCGCGGCGAAATCACCGCCGAGGAAGCCAACAGCCACCCCGATTCGAACATCCTGCTCGGCTGCCTGGGAACCGAGGCCGATCCGCCAAGCGACGTCTACCGCATCCCGATGCTGCGCCCGGGCGACACCCTGATCGCCTGCAGCGACGGTGTATGGCACTACTTCACCGACATGGAACTCGGCTCCGTGCTGGACGCCATGTCACCGCGCGAAGCCACCGAGTTCCTCATCGAAAAAGCCCGCCGGCGCGCGCACGGCGGTGGGGATAACCTCTCGCTGGTCATCGTGAAGATCGAATCGCTCTAA
- a CDS encoding ABC transporter permease, whose protein sequence is MTSIAYQKTPDSAAQALLLSLRQGVRRLLRNPMTVAGVVVVAALLLVALFAPWLATHEPLAQDLQRALQGPSAAHWFGTDEYGRDVFSRLVHGSRISLYIIALVTVIVGPVGLAVGSMAGYFGGWVDNLFMRITDIFISFPSLVLALAFVAALGPGLDHAVIAIALTAWPPIARLARAETLSLRHADYVVAAQLQGASSARILLRYIAPMLMSSVVVRLTMSMASVILTAAGLGFLGLGAQPPLPEWGAMISSGRRYMIECWWLVAAPGAAIMMVSLAFNLLGDGLRDVLDPRSE, encoded by the coding sequence ATGACCTCCATCGCCTACCAAAAAACACCGGACAGCGCCGCCCAGGCGTTGCTGCTGAGCCTGCGCCAGGGCGTTCGCCGCCTGCTACGCAATCCGATGACCGTGGCCGGTGTGGTGGTCGTTGCCGCACTGTTGCTGGTGGCTCTGTTCGCGCCCTGGCTTGCCACGCACGAGCCGCTCGCGCAGGACCTTCAGCGCGCGCTGCAGGGGCCTTCGGCCGCCCACTGGTTCGGCACCGACGAATACGGCCGCGACGTGTTCAGCCGGCTGGTGCACGGCTCGCGCATCTCGCTCTACATCATCGCGCTGGTGACGGTAATCGTCGGCCCGGTCGGCCTGGCCGTGGGCAGCATGGCCGGCTACTTCGGCGGCTGGGTGGACAACCTGTTCATGCGCATCACCGACATCTTCATCTCGTTCCCGAGCCTGGTGCTGGCACTGGCCTTCGTGGCCGCGCTCGGCCCGGGACTGGACCACGCGGTGATTGCCATCGCGCTCACGGCATGGCCGCCGATCGCACGGCTGGCGCGGGCCGAGACCCTGTCGCTGCGCCATGCCGACTATGTGGTGGCCGCGCAGCTGCAGGGCGCATCGAGCGCGCGCATCCTGCTGCGCTACATCGCGCCGATGCTGATGTCCTCGGTGGTGGTGCGGCTGACCATGAGCATGGCCAGCGTGATCCTCACTGCGGCCGGCCTCGGCTTCCTGGGCCTGGGCGCACAGCCGCCGCTGCCCGAGTGGGGTGCGATGATTTCCAGCGGCCGTCGTTACATGATCGAGTGCTGGTGGCTCGTGGCCGCACCCGGCGCCGCCATCATGATGGTCAGCCTGGCCTTCAACCTGCTCGGCGACGGCTTGCGCGACGTACTGGACCCACGCAGCGAGTAA
- a CDS encoding pseudouridine synthase: MNDTPVGDLPHPLPGAEEGAAPAADSAPTEAVVQPVESLEAAAFDAPAPVRQAQAGHVNLFEAVVSGQFDADEESPEVVLAKRVLAPQAETPKLHKVLAQAGLGSRLEMEQLITEGRISVNNEPAHIGQRIQFGDQVKVNGKPIRVRIDPPPPRVIAYHKPVGEVVTNDDPQNRPTVFRKLPKLFQGKWQSVGRLDLNTEGLLLFTSSGELANQLMHPRFGLEREYAVRVLGALNKEEKQRLLDGVKLDDGMAQFGSIEDGGGEGSNCWYRVTISEGRNREVRRMMEAVGHAVSRLIRIRYGAMLLPRGLKRGAWMELDDRDIQALLKAANAPREQLDEDGNVVRPKGGGRPPNPHGPKGAGGPPGDGRGPARKQRTRGGRGPSPSRTAGPAQPNPLNTSSLGGRGGQKPRNNNGGERQGGGGGGGQPDPMKTAFGYIGADSFTRQRQGPPGQGGPRRGGGGNGGGNGGGGGGGFGGGPRRGGGGGNRGR; encoded by the coding sequence ATGAACGATACCCCTGTCGGCGATCTGCCGCATCCCCTTCCCGGCGCCGAAGAGGGCGCAGCGCCCGCAGCGGATTCGGCGCCGACCGAGGCCGTGGTTCAGCCGGTCGAATCTCTCGAGGCCGCCGCTTTCGACGCCCCCGCGCCCGTGCGCCAGGCGCAGGCCGGCCATGTGAACCTGTTCGAGGCCGTGGTGTCGGGCCAGTTCGATGCCGACGAAGAAAGCCCCGAGGTCGTGCTCGCCAAACGTGTGCTGGCGCCGCAGGCCGAAACACCCAAGCTGCACAAGGTGCTGGCCCAGGCCGGCCTGGGTTCGCGGCTGGAGATGGAACAACTCATCACCGAAGGCCGCATCTCGGTGAACAACGAGCCGGCGCACATCGGCCAGCGCATCCAGTTCGGCGACCAGGTCAAGGTCAACGGCAAGCCGATCCGCGTGCGCATCGACCCGCCGCCGCCGCGCGTCATCGCCTACCACAAGCCGGTCGGCGAAGTCGTGACCAACGACGACCCGCAGAACCGGCCCACCGTGTTCCGCAAGCTGCCCAAGCTGTTCCAGGGTAAATGGCAATCGGTGGGCCGACTCGACCTGAACACCGAAGGCCTGCTGCTGTTCACCAGTTCCGGCGAACTCGCCAACCAGCTGATGCATCCGCGCTTCGGACTCGAGCGCGAATACGCCGTGCGTGTGCTCGGCGCCCTCAACAAGGAAGAAAAGCAGCGCCTGCTCGACGGCGTCAAGCTCGACGACGGCATGGCGCAGTTCGGCTCGATCGAGGACGGCGGCGGCGAAGGTTCGAACTGCTGGTACCGCGTCACCATCTCCGAGGGCCGCAACCGCGAGGTGCGCCGCATGATGGAGGCCGTGGGCCATGCGGTCAGCCGGCTGATCCGCATCCGCTATGGCGCCATGCTGCTGCCGCGCGGCCTGAAACGCGGCGCCTGGATGGAACTTGACGACAGGGACATCCAGGCGCTGTTGAAGGCCGCGAACGCCCCTCGCGAGCAACTGGACGAAGACGGCAACGTGGTTCGTCCGAAGGGCGGAGGCCGTCCCCCGAACCCGCACGGTCCGAAGGGTGCGGGCGGTCCCCCCGGCGATGGCCGCGGCCCGGCGCGCAAGCAGCGCACCCGCGGCGGCCGTGGCCCGAGCCCGTCGCGCACGGCCGGCCCGGCCCAGCCCAATCCGCTGAACACGTCCAGCCTCGGCGGCCGTGGCGGCCAGAAGCCGCGCAACAACAACGGTGGCGAGCGCCAGGGCGGTGGTGGCGGTGGTGGCCAGCCTGATCCGATGAAGACCGCCTTCGGCTACATCGGCGCCGACAGCTTCACGCGCCAGCGCCAGGGCCCGCCGGGCCAGGGCGGACCGCGCCGCGGAGGCGGTGGTAACGGTGGCGGCAATGGCGGAGGCGGAGGCGGCGGCTTCGGTGGTGGCCCGCGCCGCGGCGGTGGCGGCGGCAACCGCGGCCGCTGA
- a CDS encoding RluA family pseudouridine synthase yields MGDELTDAGDAAEEGFEAGLASETRTLLIGEAQHGMRLDRALVDLVPEFSRSYLQQLIESGAVQLHGKPAVKASAKVRIGDAGTIELRPTLQSQAFKPEPMVLEVVFEDEHLRVINKPAGLVVHPAPGNWSGTLLNGLLARDIQATVLPRAGIVHRLDKDTSGLMVVARTRAAMDALVALIAARDVSRQYLALAHKPWTGPKQRSVELPIGRDPRNRLRMAAVDLAQHAGKAARTDITLLDNVDQGCLVLCALHTGRTHQIRVHMAAIGHALVGDVLYGGAPAAGLTRQALHATRLAFVHPVTGEPLVFHAPLPADLQAALAAWGVSYNA; encoded by the coding sequence GTGGGTGATGAATTGACCGATGCCGGCGATGCCGCGGAGGAGGGCTTCGAGGCCGGGCTGGCCTCGGAAACCCGCACACTGCTGATCGGCGAGGCCCAGCACGGCATGCGGCTGGACCGCGCGCTCGTCGATCTGGTGCCCGAGTTCTCGCGCAGCTACCTGCAGCAGCTCATCGAATCCGGCGCCGTGCAGCTGCATGGGAAGCCCGCCGTCAAGGCCTCGGCCAAGGTGCGGATCGGCGATGCCGGCACGATCGAGCTGCGCCCCACGCTGCAGAGCCAGGCCTTCAAGCCCGAGCCCATGGTCCTGGAGGTGGTCTTCGAGGACGAGCACCTTCGCGTGATCAACAAGCCGGCCGGCCTGGTGGTGCATCCCGCCCCCGGCAACTGGAGCGGTACGCTGCTCAATGGGCTGCTGGCGCGCGACATCCAGGCCACGGTGCTGCCGCGCGCGGGCATCGTGCACCGCCTGGACAAGGACACCAGCGGCCTCATGGTCGTGGCCCGCACGCGTGCCGCCATGGATGCGCTCGTGGCGCTGATTGCCGCGCGCGACGTGAGCCGCCAATACCTGGCGCTGGCCCACAAGCCCTGGACGGGGCCCAAGCAGCGCAGCGTCGAACTGCCGATCGGCCGCGACCCGCGCAACCGGCTGCGCATGGCCGCGGTCGACCTCGCGCAGCACGCGGGCAAGGCCGCGCGCACCGACATCACGCTGCTGGACAACGTGGACCAGGGCTGTCTCGTGCTGTGCGCGCTGCATACCGGCCGCACCCACCAGATCCGCGTGCACATGGCGGCCATTGGCCATGCGCTGGTCGGCGACGTGCTGTATGGCGGCGCCCCCGCTGCGGGCCTGACACGCCAGGCGCTGCATGCCACCCGGCTGGCTTTCGTGCATCCGGTGACGGGGGAGCCGCTGGTTTTCCACGCGCCGCTGCCGGCCGACCTGCAGGCCGCGCTGGCCGCGTGGGGTGTCAGTTACAATGCCTGA
- a CDS encoding YdcH family protein gives MDSNLHSPDRQLIELRMEHADLDAMIDRLMAQPSLDQLMERRLKKRRLALRDQISRLSLKLDPKEPA, from the coding sequence TTGGACTCCAACCTTCATTCCCCCGACCGCCAACTGATCGAGCTGCGCATGGAGCATGCCGATCTCGACGCCATGATCGACCGGCTCATGGCGCAGCCTTCCCTCGACCAGTTGATGGAGCGGCGCCTGAAAAAGCGTCGGCTCGCGCTGCGCGACCAGATTTCGCGGCTGTCGCTCAAGCTCGATCCCAAAGAGCCGGCCTGA
- a CDS encoding ABC transporter ATP-binding protein, whose amino-acid sequence MSMQNPPPSIATLAPKLQVQDLNIRFATPEGPMHAVRGVSFDLAREKLAIVGESGSGKSTVGRALLKLHPASARIEAKKLSFDGIDLLNAGPRAMQAIRGKRVSMIMQDPKYSLNPVVRIGQQIAEAYLAHNDVPRREASERALAMLESVRIRDPQRVFGLYPHEVSGGMGQRIMIAMMLITEPELLIADEPTSALDVSVRLQVLAVLDDLVGRRGLGLLFISHDLNLVRHFCDRVLVMYAGRVVESIAAADLDRAEHPYTRGLLSALPSIDQRRKRLPVLQRDPAWLTT is encoded by the coding sequence ATGAGCATGCAGAATCCCCCCCCATCCATCGCCACGTTGGCGCCCAAGCTACAGGTTCAGGACCTGAACATTCGCTTCGCCACGCCCGAAGGCCCCATGCATGCGGTGCGTGGTGTGTCCTTCGATCTGGCGCGGGAAAAGCTGGCCATCGTCGGCGAGTCCGGCTCGGGCAAGTCCACCGTGGGTCGCGCGCTGCTCAAGCTGCATCCGGCCAGTGCGCGCATCGAAGCGAAAAAACTCAGCTTCGACGGCATCGACCTGTTGAACGCCGGCCCCAGGGCCATGCAGGCCATCCGCGGCAAACGCGTGTCGATGATCATGCAGGACCCGAAGTATTCGCTGAACCCGGTGGTACGCATCGGCCAGCAGATCGCCGAAGCCTATCTTGCGCACAACGACGTGCCCCGTCGCGAAGCCAGCGAGCGTGCCCTGGCCATGCTCGAGTCGGTGCGCATCCGCGATCCGCAGCGTGTGTTCGGTCTGTATCCGCACGAGGTGTCAGGCGGCATGGGGCAGCGCATCATGATCGCCATGATGCTCATCACCGAGCCCGAACTCCTGATCGCCGACGAACCGACTTCCGCGCTCGACGTTTCGGTGAGGCTGCAGGTGCTGGCCGTGCTCGACGATCTGGTGGGCCGGCGCGGCCTGGGCCTGCTGTTCATCAGCCACGACCTTAATCTGGTGCGCCACTTCTGCGACCGCGTGCTGGTGATGTACGCCGGCCGCGTGGTCGAAAGCATCGCCGCGGCCGACCTGGACCGCGCCGAACATCCCTACACCCGCGGCCTGCTCAGCGCCTTGCCCAGCATCGACCAGCGGCGCAAGCGCTTGCCCGTGCTGCAGCGCGACCCGGCCTGGCTCACCACTTGA
- a CDS encoding ATP-dependent DNA helicase — protein MSGVTSGPMPGATALRSRIEEVFAADGVLSRAAPYTPRQGQLDMATAIGETITTGGVLVVEAGTGVGKTFAYLVPALLSGERVLLSTATKTLQDQLFGRDLPGLLQALGLPLRTALLKGRASYLCLHRMERARWDVDLGDRAALLALASVEQWSRTTHSGDLAELPDLDERSPLIPLVTSTRDNCLGAQCPQFRNCHVNLARREALAADVVVVNHHLVFADLAVRESGVAELLPTVRIAIFDEAHQLNEIGVQFLGLQLGTGQLLDFARDTLAAGLQQARGLVDWQHVVARLEHATRELRLLAGQRGANTARINWTGAAPDGLPEAEWRDALQSVCDSLRHAAEALAMVSELSPDFVRLHERALVWMERSQGFLAAGDAGAVRWLDVGGAQLRLMASPLDIADAVQARLLGTGEAAAAKSWVFTSATLGDDAQLRWFTESCGLVGARTLRVDSPFDYATQAALYVPDDIARPADPGHSAQVAAFAAQAVQRLRGRTMVLTTTLRALRTIGDALKSHFEASGGIEVLVQGQWPKRRLMARFRQGNADGQPGCVLVASASFWEGVDIPGDALQLVIIDKLPFPPPNDPLVEARAQRAESQGKKPFMDYFVPEAAVALKQGAGRLIRRESDRGVLVVCDTRLTKMGYGRRLRAALPPMKLLTTQAEFQQSLDALRGPDEEALPTRPSTTAALWP, from the coding sequence ATGTCCGGCGTGACATCCGGCCCGATGCCAGGCGCCACGGCGCTGCGTTCGCGCATCGAAGAAGTGTTCGCCGCCGACGGTGTGCTGTCGCGCGCCGCGCCCTACACGCCGCGCCAGGGCCAGCTCGACATGGCGACGGCCATCGGCGAGACCATCACGACCGGCGGTGTGCTGGTGGTCGAGGCCGGCACGGGCGTCGGCAAGACCTTTGCCTACCTCGTGCCGGCGCTGCTCAGCGGTGAACGCGTTCTGCTGTCCACCGCCACCAAGACCCTGCAGGATCAGCTGTTCGGCCGCGATCTGCCCGGTCTCTTGCAGGCGCTCGGGCTGCCACTGCGCACGGCCTTGCTCAAGGGCCGCGCAAGTTACCTGTGCCTGCACCGCATGGAGCGTGCGCGCTGGGACGTGGACCTGGGCGACCGTGCCGCGCTGCTGGCGCTGGCCAGCGTCGAGCAATGGTCGCGCACCACCCACAGCGGTGACCTGGCGGAGTTGCCCGACCTGGACGAGCGCTCGCCCCTGATCCCGCTGGTTACCTCCACGCGCGACAACTGCCTCGGCGCGCAATGCCCGCAGTTCCGCAATTGCCATGTGAACCTAGCGCGGCGCGAGGCGCTGGCGGCCGACGTGGTGGTGGTGAACCACCATCTGGTGTTCGCCGACCTGGCCGTGCGCGAGTCGGGCGTGGCCGAACTGCTGCCCACGGTGCGCATCGCGATTTTCGACGAGGCGCACCAGCTCAACGAGATCGGCGTGCAGTTCCTTGGCCTGCAGCTCGGTACCGGACAGCTGCTCGACTTCGCGCGCGATACGCTGGCCGCCGGCCTGCAGCAGGCGCGCGGCCTGGTCGATTGGCAGCACGTCGTGGCCAGGCTCGAGCACGCCACGCGCGAGCTGCGCCTGTTGGCGGGGCAGCGCGGCGCCAACACCGCGCGCATCAACTGGACCGGCGCCGCGCCCGACGGCCTGCCGGAGGCCGAATGGCGGGATGCGCTGCAATCGGTGTGCGACAGCTTGCGCCATGCCGCCGAAGCCCTCGCCATGGTGAGCGAACTCTCGCCCGATTTCGTGCGGCTGCACGAACGCGCCCTGGTCTGGATGGAACGCAGCCAGGGCTTCCTGGCGGCCGGCGACGCGGGCGCGGTGCGCTGGCTCGACGTGGGCGGCGCGCAATTGCGGCTTATGGCGTCACCGCTCGACATCGCCGATGCCGTACAGGCGCGTCTGCTCGGCACGGGCGAGGCTGCTGCGGCGAAATCCTGGGTGTTCACCTCGGCCACGCTCGGCGACGATGCGCAATTGCGCTGGTTCACCGAGTCCTGTGGTCTGGTCGGCGCGCGCACCCTGCGCGTCGACAGCCCTTTCGACTACGCGACGCAGGCCGCCCTCTATGTGCCCGACGACATCGCCCGGCCAGCCGATCCCGGCCACAGTGCGCAGGTGGCGGCTTTCGCCGCGCAGGCGGTCCAGCGTCTGCGCGGCCGCACCATGGTGCTCACGACCACGCTGCGCGCGCTGCGCACGATCGGCGACGCGCTGAAGAGCCATTTCGAGGCGAGCGGTGGCATCGAGGTGCTGGTGCAGGGGCAGTGGCCCAAGCGCCGGCTCATGGCGCGTTTCCGACAGGGCAACGCCGACGGCCAGCCGGGTTGTGTGCTGGTGGCCTCGGCTTCGTTCTGGGAGGGCGTGGACATCCCGGGTGATGCGCTGCAGCTGGTGATCATCGACAAACTGCCATTTCCGCCGCCGAACGATCCGCTGGTCGAAGCGCGGGCACAGCGCGCCGAAAGCCAGGGCAAGAAGCCGTTCATGGACTATTTCGTCCCGGAGGCCGCGGTGGCGCTCAAGCAGGGCGCAGGCCGCTTGATCCGGCGCGAATCGGACCGCGGCGTGCTGGTGGTCTGCGACACGCGCCTGACGAAAATGGGCTACGGCCGGCGACTGCGCGCGGCCTTGCCGCCGATGAAGTTATTGACAACGCAGGCTGAATTCCAGCAGTCGCTCGATGCGCTGCGTGGACCCGACGAGGAGGCGCTGCCTACCAGACCTTCCACCACGGCTGCTCTTTGGCCTTGA